CAAAAATAAATGATGGAAATAATTTTTTGGATTGTCGCCTAATCGGGGTCTTATAAAGTGCCTGGAAAATTTATGCATGTACTGCAGATGttatggcagtcatggcctggtggttagggaactggtcttgtgactggagggtcgtgggtttgattcccagacctgaggccatgactgaggtgcccctgtgcaaggcccttaaccctcaattgctcacttgtataaaaatgagataaaaatgtaagtcgctctggataagggcgtctgccaaatgccataaatgtaaatgtaatgttattATGATGTTTTGCATTAAACACTGCATTTTTTcctcaaacaaaaaacaaaaaagtcatTTTAAAATCCCTGAGTGGAATTTGAAAGTGACTTTTGACTTTTCCAAATCTTTTGTTTAAATGAGGAGTTTCTTGCGATCCACAGTGAGGCCTAGTCCCACACAAACTACATTGTTTCTGCAGAACCTTGGTTGAAATTTTTTCCCATGAATAACTCCAGGCTTATTTCTATCTGAAATCATTCTAATTGTTTGTATGTACCCATCCTCCCTCTGTCACTCCTCCAGGTCCTGGCGGATGGATACCTTATGATTGGGATTGATGGCTCTGAAGCGGCTGACGGTTCAGACTGGTTCTGTTACCATAGCACCTCCCCATCCATCTTCCCTGCTGGTTTCTGTGAAATCAACAGCATCGAGCTCACCCCCCCGCGCGGTACGGCCCGTCTAGTGAGGCTCGTGACTGGTCCGACTGCCATTACTTCTGCCATTACTGACCCTTGTTAATGTTTGAGTAAATTCATAATTTTCTTTGCTAAAAAGAAATCACATACTTTTCACATACTTGGATCATATAAAAGTCATAAACTGCGAGTTTAATTGCAGAATTTATATTTAATTGCAGAATGTGTATTTGGCACATTGGATGCACTcccatttcatttttttcatcAGAAAAAGGGAATACAGCAGGTGATTTAGCCTGCGTGATGTTTACATGGCCGGTTAGCACGTTTACATGTTTGGTTAGCATGTTTGAGCATTTGGGCAGCTGAAGGAAAGTAAATCTCCTCGTTCAGGTTACACGAAACTCCCATTCCGATGGTTCGACTACCTCAGGGAAACCACCGCAGTGGCAGCCCCCGTGAAGCTCTTCAACAAGGTACGTCTGAACTCCTCCCCACCCAGGGGCCGAGCGGACGGGGTACGACTGGACTCCTCCCCACCCAGGGACCGAGCGGACGGAGGAGCACAAGGAGCCGTCTGAGGCGCTCCGAGCTCAAAGCACAGAGCTCTTTCACTTGGGTTTCATGTTTCGGCATTAGTCGTGGATAATGAGGCCCGGTGCTTGGATTGCACCATTTTCAAAATGAACCTATTGTGTCTCATCTTTTAGTGCACTGCTAGAGTGTAATCTAACGCCAATAGTGTACTGTCCAGCAGCAGTGCCCCATACTCTtcctgtatgggtgtgtgtacgaCACTGCCAAACATGACTCTctttactttgtgtgtgtgtgtgtgtgtgtgtgtgtgtgtgtgtggggggggggggggggggggggggcatgggtgtgtgtgtgtgtgtgtgtgtgtgtgtgtgtgtgtgtgtgtgtgtgtggggggggggggcatgggtgtgtgtaggacgtTCCCAATCACGGCTTTGTCCCCGGAATGAAGCTGGAGGCGGTGGACCTCATGGAACCCCGGCTGGTGTGTGTTGCCACGGTGACACGCATTGTGCACAGGTTGCTAAGGATCCACTTTGATGGCTGGGAGAACGAGTATGACCAGTGGGTGGACTGTGAGTCACCTGACCTGTACCCGGTAGGCTGGTGTCAGCTGACTGGCTACCAACTGCAGCCGCCCGCACTGCAGGGTGAGTAGTGCCCGTTTAAGAGCGCCTGAGTGCCCGTCTGCTTTTTAAGGCCCAGGGCGGTCTGCACTTGCCTTGACAACGTGGCCGTCCTCAGCAGATGTAGCAGCAATAACATCCATAGGCCGTATGTAAGTAGACCGTAATGTGTTTGTAGGGTTGTGTTTGTCCGTCAGCATAATGGGTTTATGCTGCTGGTTTCATTCTTGGCTTTTGCAATAActttgctagttttttttttgttagttaGCTCGATGGGTTTTTCCACGGCACGTAAGATGTTTTTGTTGTGATTTCTCATCCCTGTGACATAATTGGCACTTCTGTAACTGGTGTAGCCAAACCGTATTTTGCATGAATGCAGACCACTGAAAGGTTCCCCGGTCGGTGGCTAATTTGCAGACAAAACTGGTGGCAAAGGAGACATTCTTCAAACTTGGAACTGAAGGGAATAAATGAGGGAAAGACTCAACAAAATGTTTGATTTGGAAATGCTGTAAACtgcagagagtgtgtgaggaaccCTGTGTTCACTACAGCCAGCAGAGGGTTGCAGTGGCCAGTTTATAGGACTGACAATGCCTTTTGCATTTTCTCCATGCTTACCAAATTTTATTGGCAGTTAACAAATGAAAAGGCATTTGTATTATTTCATGCATTGTTGGTTTAAGTGTGGTTCACTATACAGGTTATCTCAGTTCTGCGTAGTTCACTGTATTACAACAATAAAAGGTGAAGGAGCAGGAGTGTcttgtggtggtgatgtgttatTACAGGAGAATCTGTTACTGCGCCCCCTTGTGGCCACCCAGTTTGGTCATCATAAATTCCCACTGGACTAAATGGAAAAACATGAATGCAAACGATAAGACTCCCAGATGAAAAACATGCATAATAATTGAACACATCCTTTCAGCTATTCTGAACATTTCATGTTCAGCCTACATGATGAAGAGCTTTAAAGGAACGTGTGGGAAGAACCCAGCGTTCAGATGTCAGGAACTACTGCGGCTGCATCCCAAACCGCATACCACAAATGTCCTGTCCTGTAATGTAATGAGCCTGCACTATCAGTCCATGGGTGGCCGGATTGGGCACTTCACTCTCACGCCACTCAATCAACATGTCGCACACGTTGTGACCCCTATGTGAGGTTAGATGGCATACGCTGGCCTAAATGGTGCACTGTGTCAGTGTTCTCTGTAGGGTGGCGGTGTGTGTGCCGATGGTTGTGTGCCGGTGTGTCGGTGTTCTCTGTAGggtggcggtgtgtgtgcagatggttgtggcctgtgtgtttattttgtggGAAGTGCTCTGCTCTATATTCTGTTCATTTTCCCAGCATCCCGGGAGCATCCTTCAAGCATTACAAAGCAGAAGAAGAAATCCCAGCAGTACAAAGGGCAAAAGAAAAGTAGGTCGCCTGTCCCAATATCTCTCATCACCTGAGCCTCCaacacccaaccccccccccccccccccccccccaccgtggCTTTTTGGCATTGATTAACAGATATAATAACACAATTTTTCATAAGACGGCAGAAACTGTGTTAGTGGGTCAAATTTTAAATAGATGTTATTTGCTCTGGCAGTGTTTATGACGTAGATCTTTTCATACGGGCATGTATGTTTTTTCTGTTATTTACATCATCATTGCAGTTATTCTGTAGTTTTTGGTGCATTATAATATCCATAGAGCAGATGGACTCACAGACTCCGTAAGAGACATCAGTTTGTGTGGACTGGATGTACTCAGTTAATTCACCAAACACAACATGGTTTGACCACCATGACAACATTTTAGCATAGGTTTAACAGCTCTTCAGTAAGACACGGTGTAAATGGAACTGGACACGAGCTGCTGATATCAGCAGAACCTGTGGTAGAGTTAAGACGAGGCTGAATTTGACTTTATGGTGTCTGAATAGTCAGTGACAGGAAGCCACACCCTCCTACCTGGCACGACAGCAAGCCCGGGGCAAGGAGCATCATGGGAATCACAGTAGGATGATGGGACATGTGACTCAGCAAATTTTGCAGGGGTTCTGTGTGTGAAAATGGTTGAGTGACTGTTGACTGTAGTGGAGCTgcagtgactgtggtggtgttAGCaggaaaagagaagaaaatgcTTTACTGTCAGTGGAATGAAATGGGAGTTTGCAACTTCCTTGCAAGAtgaataaatacaaaatataaatCTGTAATTGTATTCACACGTCCTGTAGTTGTGTGTATACATTCTGTACCAAAACATACACAATCTGTTGTGCAAGAATGATACTGCTGATAATGTATCAGGTACAAAGCAGCATTTATTCCTTCAAGTCAGCATCAGTGGCATGTAAAGCCTGTTGGGCAGGTTCATCTCAGCTGATGAATTCAGAGCAGTCTGTGAGATGGCACTTAAGACTGTGATTGACTCACAGTGAATTCTGAAAGACTATAACAACCTAGTCCATTATTATAAACATTTCAGACTCCATTCTATTGAAGATTCTATTATTATAAAGACTAATCAGACAGTCATGACAACCAAATAGACTTTCAGTATCAATATATATGTGTTGAGTAAGTCATTAATGGTCCTATTACTTCACTGTGAACATCCAGTTTGGTTTCCAGTAAATTCATTGTTTCATTAATTTTCCTCTATGTAACAGTGAAGTCATATAACACCCCTGTTCCTTCGAGACTTGGCAATAAAGGTTCACTGTCAATTTTCAGAAAGGAAGATTCCCATTGGTAAGAGGCCTGTCAATTTATCTGTGATTGGCCTGCCACAGAGGAACCTGTCTGGGGATGAGAACATGACTCCGCCCGATTACCcatcaccacctacaccatcatCAGCTCCTGGGAACATGCCCCTCACCTCTGCTGATAGAGACCTGAGTGCTAATTATAAACCAGGTGAGATCCTGCTTGTGGGCCCACAGTTTGCTGAGTTTCATGGCGGAAAAAAAGATGTACATTATTTATTCATAGTTTTATTGGGCATGTAATGTACGCTGGGGTCCAAGCACCGGGGGAGAGTACAGGCTGCCTACAGCCATAGTGGGATAGAACTGCAACACTTCCGCCCCTGCAGATAAGTCAGTCTTCTCAGGACACATGAATGAAAGAATGTTGGACTCCGAGGCAGGTGATCTGGAGCAGTAAAGATCTGTCCTGCTACTTGGAGCTCATTACTCTTCAAGCTTCCATCAAACATCCTATCAAAGCCTGCTGTCGCCTGCGCAGATCCATAAGTGCAAAATTAGCTTTGTGCTTTATGAAGCGTATCAAGTCCAGTCACATCTGTTCGGGCCCACGTCGTGGTGCAGGTCCTCGAGCTGCCCCCAGGTACTCTGTCAAAGGCCTCCAGAAAAGCCTTCGCACTCCACTACAATTAGAGACGTGTTTCACAGTCCACCTGCCTCCTTGGGCTCAGTGGTTCTGCAGGATTGTGACATCTGCGCATCTTTGCCATTCCACTGTTATTAATCTCAGCCTTCTCGCCTGCCTTTCTCTTTGGGCCTTGTTCTTTTAGCACATCactctcttcctcattctctgCATTTTCAGCtttataaaaatattcttgcACCTTTCAAATAAAAATCTTTGCGTGCAGTTTCCCTCATTTGACCTGAAGGCCCCTCCATGTCTGGCACGTCGCAATTCCCCGTCGACTGGGCCGGGTTCACCGTGCTCTCCTCGAGTGCTTTGACCATGGGGGGAGGCGGCTGGGAGGCCCTGCTCTGGGTAGCTGGGCTGAGGAGGGGAGTTCTGCTGCTCCAGGGTTGGGCCAGCGGGTGGCCAGGACGGGTAGTGATTAGGTGAATGACACCCAGAACATCTCCACATGGGAACAACTGGAGGAACCATGGCCACCAATACCAAAAACATCTATAGTGGGCATGTTTATATCCTTATGGCTGGTGAAAATAATGAATTTCCCTTCGGTTGTGAAAGCGTGTgacaaaccctagacgtcagattggctaccatgtatgtcgatcaaaatacaaccgtcaatGCAGGTGAATGATAGCCCATCATTCATCGACCGgtagatcgcgatcgacgtaatgggcacccctgttgTAGACTTAAAATGTGACAATGTTGCAATCTCTTGTGGAATAGGacattaatgatgtcactggATCGAAGTGCAATTCTACTCATTATCGTCTTTGCTCATGTCATGTTGAGTTACCATAACGCATCTTTAAACATTAACCCTTATAGCagtttttattactgaataGTCATTTTGTGTAGTCTTGTATGGTATTATATCACAGGCACCATAATGTTTAagaattttacattttaaagatTCATTACagttttacatgtttttttatattagttaattatttattttactttatataTCCCTGTATGTATAATTACAATTTTTATCATCTTAACAAGTTACATACACATGGACATTCTACAGTATTGATAAACCTCGACCCATAAATACAGTGGATGTCACTGGTGTAGGTGCAGAACAGTAGAACGTCATGTGATGTCTTCAGTGAATGTCTTGAACAGATTCAGTTATGGCTGTATGAAACAAATTAATCCCATGAGAGCTTCTCAGGGCTGGTATGACACAAGTTATGCTGGTTAGAAAAACCTTCCGTTTAAATTTCAACCAGATTGGCAAAAAGGCGAGTGGTTATTAACCAGTTACTTAATGGTTCCAATATAGTTTACAAAACATTGTGGATATTATGAATTTGAATTCAAGGTAAAGAGGTCAAATGCTTTCCTGTAGTGGGTTTTGTTTTAAGTGTTTTATTTTGCctttgttttgtcttttgtgGTTGACCCATTTGTCTTACGGCTCAGCGGGCTGCTTTAGCACTTTTTGTTATTCTGATTGTTTTAAATTGTCAATATTTTTGCTTTGTCATATCCGCTACATGCTTTAAAGCTTCATATTTGATTTTGACATGAAACATACCATTGATCTCCTTATTCCCCTCTTTCATTTATTCGTTTATACACAAATGTATTCATTCCCTGTACTTGAGTAAGTAAATTGAACACACATTCTTTTTTACATTAATAATGTTCACTGTCCCCTTTAGTTGCTGTTCTCCAGCTGAAGGAGGAGCCTGTTGCTAAGGCGGATGGTGAGATCTCTTTTCGCCAGAGCGCCTCCCTGCTGGACGCCAATGGTTCCGACAGCTTCTTCCTCAAACAGGAGCCGTAAGACACACAAAAGCGCTCAGCTGCCTGTCAACAGCCCGGCACTTAATGACATAAACAAGCAGACCCGATCATCAGAAGAGTAAAATGAAAATGATCCTCATCGACGCCAGTTATCTGGCCTGCTGTCCCAGTTTCACTGTGAACAATCCCTTTTAAATCCCTCTATTTGGATAGCGTTGCTTTTGGAAGGCAGTTTTTGAGATATATTTAGCTGGCCAAGTGATGGTTAAAGCGCAAAGCGCTTGTGTAAAAACAGCAGCCGAATAAGAACTTTCATCAAAAATAGTGTTTAcagtattcatttatttttgtcttttcaGCTTAGTTTTCATGCATACGACATAGGTTAGGGTTTTTagtgtttatttttcttttcggggtggggggggagagtCATGTCTGTCTATGTTTTCTTGTACGCTGATGATTGTCATGCTTTACGCTTGAATGAGTCACAGAAGTATTTAGTTATTTTCAGACAAGGATGAAAATGGTAAATTGTCAAGTCCTGAGCCACATAGGAGACTGGATATCTTTAAGCTTTACACAAGAATATCTGTCAACAGCTGGCCACCTTGGTGAACTAGAGAGACAACTATCTCTATCAGACAAGCCGATTATTATTTTACGGGTAATGAGCattgttcaaaagtttgggCTTTTACAGGTCAGAGCATCGTTACACACCACATATTGTGTATTATTTGAACTGCATTTGGCCACAAAAGTTGGTTGAATTTCTAGTCAGAAAAAAATAACCAATATGCAAATGCAGATGCTATCATAATGTCATTTTATAGGCACAAAAAAGACTTTAAAAGAGTGATCATCTATATAAATACTACCATATTGAATTACAAAACAAATACTGAAATATCGatctgcaaaatgtacaaaaagcATACATAAACAGAATTTTATTTCAGAGTTGAAAACATTTATAGTACATAAAGATATATGTGTGGGAACACTCCAAACCATAACATCATTTTATACATCAGTAATGTTAACTGACACTCAGGAACTCATGTTTGTGGTTCGTTGGTTTGCTTATTGCAGGATAAAGAAAGTGTATTTTAGATGTGAATCTGTCTGTACTGCTCTCTGTAGTTCAACatttgtttttctctttttacGTATTGGCACATTTGACATCGGTCTGTGTTTCGCCATTATTGTGTAGTCCACCAGTCTGTGTTTTGTTGCGATATAATTATTAGCTTGATGTGGATTAAATATTCTGTTAATTGTATTAGGAAGAACAGCAGATGGGATGGCTGAAGATGTCACTAAGCCTCCCATTCAGCAATAAGGTTAATACATGGTCAATTACCCAGCAGAGGAGAGGGGTCGTATTTTTCTCCATATCTCAAAGCTGTTAATTGTTCTTATGCTGTTGCTGtaggttgttgttgttttcgtttgtttgtttttgtgtatccTGCTTATCTTTGTTTGAAATTTTGAAAATGGTTGGTAACACCTTCTTCACACTGTCTGCTGTTTCCAACTGTGCTTCAGAGACCAAAAGATGGACAAATACTGTAAAACGTTATGGCGTGACTGTTGACAGGCCGAGGCCTGTGTACATGAATTGTATTTCTGTGTCAAAAACTCTCCCGTAATACAGTGAGGCAAGCAGAATCAACACACACTGATTGCACTGTTCCTGGCAGGATGTTAATAAAGGAAAACGTGGAATCCATCATCTCAGCACAGTAAGGAAACATACACAGTTCAGTGTGAACCATCATCCTGTATTCTCATCCACAACACACATGGGATGGACACCTAGGGCCACAACATATGTGCAAGTTGTTATAGTTGTTAATGTGAAAACTGCATCACACTGTATTCTGGTGCTAAATATATTTCATTAAGTGATTAtcttgtttttaaaaaaaagttggAATGACTTCAGAAACTGTGATCATAGTGGAGAAAATCAGTTCCCTTCATATTTGTATTCTTGTACTTGCGATATGATATAGAGTGATTTGTAACACTAAACATCTGTCATTTTCTCTGCATGGCACTTATGGGAATATGAAGTTGGGATTTTTTATATTTCAGTGCTCTAATTATTTTTATGTTCTTGGCTTCCATGAATAGTGTGCTGTCAACATGAGGTTTATTAAGCTATATCAAATATGTATGTAAGTCTAAATATATATGTACCTGGAAAGAGAACTAtggatgttttttgttttttttttaaataaatcttaCATTTTTTGCTGCGTTCGTATTGACGGGTCTTGTTCTGTGCGACTGAATTTCGCGCCCTTCTCCCTGGTTCTACTAGCTTTGGGTATATGGCCGTTTTGGATCCGAGAGGGCACAGGAGTAACAGAATGTTAAGATTTGAGGCGGATATCTTGCATGAATCTCTCAGCATGTCGAATCTTGTCCCTGGTTGCCATATACACTCATTCGCCATTTTGCCGAGTTAGGTACACTCATCTGAAAGATGTTATTTATAGGTGTACAATTAGTGCTGCAGACCGTAGGACACGGACTCGTCAGACACTGTCGACTCTCTCCACTGCTCGGTTTCTGTGTTGGCAGCCCATTCCCAACACAGATGTCATGGCACCTGCTGGGTTAAGAACAGCTAGCCATCCAAATATAGCCAGCTAGCAGCGGTCACGAGATCCTAAACTGACCACTGGTAAAGTGTTGAAAAGCTAAACCAAACTGCTCAGCAATAACTGGACTTTACCGGTCAAAGACATTGAGTTAGGAATCAACTtataatatacatattttaatatataCATGTATTGATCGTGTCAGTTCCAATTTTCACGTTTCAGTGACTTTTGCATAACACTTTTCAGTGACCTTTGCAGAACATCTTCACAGGTCACATGGAGTCCACACCTACAGGTCAGAGCCATCTTGGAAGCTCATGGGGAGACAATACTAGATAGATGGTTATAATGTTATTGCTGCTCAAGTATGCACATAGAACAGCTGCACTCTCCTTGCATGTGCTCCAGTTGTAGCTTAGGGGCACTCTGGCCAAATGCAAATATGCAGAGTTCCTCCATGGAAAACCAGCACTATTGTAAGTCATAATGGGCAAAAGCATCTGCTACATGCTGTAAATGTCAAAGTATATTTACACAGGGAATCAATCCCTTCTGAGCAGAAGGAGCAGTCTTTGCCTCAAGGTGCTCTTGAACTTGGTAGCAGAGCCAAGAACCTACAATGCCCCTTAACACTCTTGAAGCTCCCATCGCTGCTCACAGCTTCGAATGACTTATTAAACGTGTTTAAATAACAGTGCGGTAAAAACAACTCCGGGATTTCATGTGACTTTATTCAGCAAGTGCTTCAGACAAAATAAACAGTACAAATTCCTGGTCTACAGCATTTTGGGATGAGTGGTCCAGAAAGACGGGCTAGGTCAGAAACCAACACCACACAAGCAGGGCATCTCTACTCATAGATCCAGTCACCGGCACAGCTCTTGTAGACCACCAGCTCCTCGGACTTGAACCACAGGGCGATCTCTTTGTTGGCACTCTCCACAGAGTCACTCCCATGGACGAtgttcctaaaaaaaaaaatcacagaaCCGCATCCTCTTTTACCTCAGGGTAGAATCGGCTTCAAGTGAATTGATACGATTTAAGCTATTAGTTCACAATTCAGAGATGCAATATGGCTGCTCGGTCATCTTACCTGCCCACTTCGATACAGAAGTCTCCCCTGATGGTGCCTGGCTTGGAATCCCCTGGGTTGGTCTCTCCCAGCATCACTCTCCCAGTCTTCACAACgttaagcccctcccacacctaACCACACACGATGTTACAATAACCACACAATTAAACTAGAACATGCTCAGTGGTCCAGGACCCAATGTGTTGTGTTAAAATGGCAAAATATATGGGAGCAGAGAGTTTGGGCTCACCATGGCAAGCACAGGGCCAGAGCCCATGTATTTGACAAGCCCGGGATAGAACGGTCTGTCCTTCAGGTCGATGTAGTGCTCCTTCAAGAGCTCCTCAGATGCCTATTTTAAAAAACATGCCTTTGACAACAGTATTCATAGTTGTTCAATTCCCATTGTAGATTAGTTCTTATATACATCACTATAACACGCGCTTAAAAGACTAAGCAACAGCCAAGTGTAAAAACCACTGTACTGCAGAACAACTGGCATGGTGATTAATCACACTGACAGAGCTGACACCATGGTACTGTATCTAGTAATATACTAGTTCAACAGCATATTTGACTCTTGCGTACTATACTGGTCAGAATACATGCCAAGAGAGGACTAATAGTCTGCTAAACTCAAAAATACCAAACACATGGCAtaaacattacttttcaaacctgtgaattaatgACACTGCAGTTTACTGTAATATTTTTATAAACCATTTTGGGAAGCCAAAATGAGTCAGCAGAGAAGTAAAACCTTTGTAGACTTTCCCCAAAAAGTATTTTTACCCCCCATATCTTGTTACACAGTAAGCTGCAACAGTTTAAAATACATCATCCGTTTCTTAGGCTTAATATGTGTCTGTACATGTCTCAGAACATTTGTAAATTACATCAAGAACCCACATTGTCCACACCACCGTTTGACCTCTAATCAGGAACTCAACAGATGCAATGCAGTAGTTGTGAGGTAGAACTGTACCAACGCCAGTTTAATGAACTTTTTTAATGTGTtgagaaatgaaatgtgccatattttgtcaattgtgatttttacaccccaatcgaaatttgtcctccgcttttaacccatctgtgcagttagaacacacacacactagcgattactagggggctgtggatcaaacgtacccagagcggtgggcagccctagcccggcgcccggggagcagttggggttaggtgccttgctcaagggcacctcagtcatggcctgtctgggaatcgaacccacgaccctccggtcacaagaccagttccctaaccgccaggccatgactgccccaaggGTTTTAAGGTCATGTGGTGTATTGAACGCTTCAGGGATGCAAAGACTGGAGTAAGAGGg
This Brachyhypopomus gauderio isolate BG-103 chromosome 6, BGAUD_0.2, whole genome shotgun sequence DNA region includes the following protein-coding sequences:
- the LOC143516574 gene encoding nucleoside diphosphate kinase B; this encodes MAAKTERTFIAIKPDGVQRGLIGDIIKRFEQKGFKLVAMKFLQASEELLKEHYIDLKDRPFYPGLVKYMGSGPVLAMVWEGLNVVKTGRVMLGETNPGDSKPGTIRGDFCIEVGRNIVHGSDSVESANKEIALWFKSEELVVYKSCAGDWIYE